In Crassostrea angulata isolate pt1a10 chromosome 4, ASM2561291v2, whole genome shotgun sequence, one genomic interval encodes:
- the LOC128181352 gene encoding peptidoglycan-recognition protein SC2-like: protein MSRNCAYVIFVVIGHILELTMLIALFFSCIVVIPLVAGSDAPCHNIGGTCQDDHLHCSGSYATGLCSGDAHRRCCSSHTAVDIGGCSGVKIYSRDSWGARQPKSFSTFHTPASLFFIHHTAGHGCHDFDSCAHTLRGIQNYHMDTRGWNDIGYSFLVGQDGNVYEGRGWHHVGAHTQGYNSRGFAASFMGNFMTHLPNAASMNAVKALIACGVQKGYISPSYHLYGHRDVGSTECPGDQLYKEIQSWPHYSHTHP, encoded by the exons ATGTCCAGGAACTGTGCCTATGTTATCTTTGTTGTCATTGGACATATCCTGGAACTTACCATGTtgattgctttatttttttcttgcataGTTGTCATACCTTTGGTGGCAG GAAGTGATGCTCCTTGTCATAACATTGGTGGAACATGCCAAGACGACCATTTGCATTGCTCCGGAAGTTACGCCACTGGCTTGTGTTCAGGGGATGCTCATCGTCGATGCTGTTCATCACATACAG CCGTGGACATTGGAGGTTGCAGTGGGGTTAAGATATACTCGCGCGATAGCTGGGGCGCACGGCAACCAAAGAGCTTCTCCACTTTCCACACTCCCGCCAGTTTGTTCTTCATCCACCATACCGCGGGGCATGGATGTCACGACTTCGACAGCTGTGCACATACTCTAAGGGGAATCCAGAATTACCACATGGATACACGAG gtTGGAATGATATCGGATACAGTTTCCTTGTGGGCCAAGATGGCAACGTATATGAGGGTCGGGGCTGGCATCACGTGGGTGCGCACACGCAGGGGTACAACAGCCGGGGGTTCGCTGCCTCATTCATGGGGAACTTTATGACCCACCTCCCCAACGCGGCATCTATGAATGCAGTAAAAGCGTTGATAGCGTGTGGTGTCCAGAAAGGTTACATCTCTCCCAGCTACCACCTGTACGGTCACCGCGATGTGGGCTCCACCGAGTGTCCCGGGGACCAGCTGTACAAAGAGATCCAGTCGTGGCCTCATTACAGCCACACACATCCTTAA
- the LOC128181353 gene encoding peptidoglycan-recognition protein SC2-like, whose amino-acid sequence MMIALLCFASLVVSTLGSDAPCHNTGGTCQDDHLHCSGGYVSGLCSGGTHRRCCTSHSSTGTDSGMCSNVKIYSRATWGARHPKSVTTMHTPASLFFVHHTEGNFCHDFTSCAAQARGIQNYHMDSRGWSDVGYSFLVGEDGAVYEGRGWHHVGAHTQGYNSRGFAASVMGSFMHRKPNDAALNAIKNLIQCGINHGYITSTYHLYGHRDVGSTDCPGDALYHEIRTWPHYSFVKP is encoded by the exons ATGATGATCGCGCTTCTCTGTTTCGCGTCTCTTGTAGTCTCAACTCTAG GAAGTGACGCACCTTGTCACAATACAGGGGGCACCTGCCAGGACGACCACCTTCACTGTTCTGGGGGATACGTGTCCGGTCTCTGTTCCGGGGGGACCCACCGTCGATGCTGTACCTCACATTCTTCTACAG GCACAGACAGCGGTATGTGTTCCAATGTGAAGATCTACTCCCGCGCCACTTGGGGAGCTAGACATCCTAAGAGTGTGACTACCATGCACACACCGGCTAGCCTCTTCTTTGTCCATCATACCGAGGGGAACTTTTGCCATGACTTCACTTCCTGCGCAGCACAAGCGCGCGGTATTCAAAACTACCACATGGATTCAAGAG GTTGGTCGGACGTTGGGTACAGTTTCCTTGTGGGTGAGGACGGCGCTGTCTATGAGGGGCGAGGCTGGCATCACGTGGGAGCCCACACCCAGGGCTACAATAGCCGGGGATTCGCCGCGTCCGTCATGGGAAGTTTCATGCACAGAAAACCTAACGACGCAGCACTGAACGCCATCAAGAATCTGATCCAATGCGGAATTAACCATGGCTACATCACGTCCACCTACCATCTGTACGGTCACCGGGATGTTGGAAGCACTGACTGTCCCGGGGACGCTTTGTACCACGAGATCAGGACGTGGCCACATTATAGTTTTGTTAAACCGTAA